Proteins encoded together in one Neobacillus sp. FSL H8-0543 window:
- a CDS encoding DoxX family protein, translating to MLKFARENRVVGFFATLIRIYLGYTWITNSWAKISAGGFDATGFMQGAIANSRGENPAVYSWWANFLETVALPNGELFSFMVMWGEFLVGLALIIGLLTQFALIMGILMNASFILSGASYPDIQMLILALILIVCVQNAYKIGLDRWALPYLRTLIKKISFSGKMNKSI from the coding sequence TTGTTGAAGTTTGCTCGAGAAAATAGAGTAGTAGGATTCTTCGCAACACTTATACGTATTTATCTTGGGTACACATGGATCACTAATAGCTGGGCAAAAATATCTGCGGGTGGATTTGACGCAACAGGGTTCATGCAAGGGGCTATCGCAAATTCAAGAGGAGAAAATCCGGCTGTATATAGTTGGTGGGCAAATTTTTTAGAAACAGTTGCACTGCCAAATGGCGAATTATTTTCATTTATGGTTATGTGGGGTGAATTTTTAGTAGGACTAGCACTTATTATCGGACTCCTTACACAATTTGCACTTATTATGGGAATATTGATGAATGCTTCCTTTATATTGAGTGGTGCATCATACCCAGATATTCAAATGTTAATTTTAGCATTAATCTTAATTGTTTGTGTTCAAAATGCCTATAAAATTGGTTTGGATCGATGGGCGTTACCTTATCTAAGAACATTAATCAAGAAAATATCTTTTAGCGGAAAAATGAATAAAAGCATATAA
- a CDS encoding nitronate monooxygenase, with the protein MLKNEMTELLQIDYPIIQAPMAGGVTTSKLVAEVSNSGGLGTIGAGYMTPTQMREQIREIKQLTTNHFGINLFVPNEFTVTEDKMNSAKQQLQPIREQLNLPQKDSSEIPNSKNVFETFNEQIKVVIEEKVPICSFTFGIPPKELIAALKQHNIILIGTATTVREAVEIEKSGMDLVVVQGSESGGHRGNFINGFQESLIGLMSLIPQVVDHVSIPVIAAGGIMDGRGLMASICLGAKGVQMGTAFLTCIESGAHQVHKDAILNANEDKTVLTRAFSGKWARGIENKFILDMQKYETSLPGFPVQNTLTQDIRKAATSENNKDFMSLWSGQSPRLAKKQTVEILIKNIISDTFKITKDK; encoded by the coding sequence ATGTTGAAAAATGAGATGACAGAACTTTTGCAAATTGATTATCCGATCATTCAAGCTCCTATGGCGGGTGGAGTAACCACTTCGAAATTAGTGGCGGAGGTATCCAATTCTGGAGGTCTAGGAACGATTGGAGCAGGTTATATGACTCCAACCCAAATGCGAGAACAAATCAGGGAAATAAAGCAGTTAACAACAAACCATTTTGGGATAAATCTGTTTGTTCCCAACGAATTTACTGTAACAGAGGATAAGATGAACTCAGCTAAACAGCAATTACAGCCGATCCGTGAGCAATTAAATTTACCCCAAAAGGATAGCTCGGAAATTCCTAATTCTAAGAATGTTTTTGAAACATTTAATGAACAAATTAAGGTTGTGATTGAGGAAAAGGTGCCTATCTGTTCCTTTACATTTGGTATACCTCCTAAGGAATTGATTGCTGCCTTAAAACAACATAACATTATTCTGATTGGAACCGCCACGACAGTTAGAGAAGCAGTTGAAATTGAAAAAAGCGGAATGGATTTGGTTGTTGTTCAAGGGAGTGAGTCTGGCGGGCATCGAGGAAACTTTATCAATGGGTTTCAGGAAAGTTTAATTGGTTTAATGTCATTGATCCCGCAGGTTGTTGACCATGTAAGCATACCCGTTATTGCAGCTGGGGGAATTATGGATGGGAGAGGGTTAATGGCCTCCATTTGCTTAGGGGCAAAGGGTGTCCAAATGGGTACGGCATTCTTAACCTGTATTGAAAGTGGAGCACATCAAGTACATAAGGATGCAATTCTTAATGCAAATGAAGATAAGACAGTGTTAACTCGTGCATTTTCAGGCAAATGGGCAAGAGGTATTGAGAACAAATTTATTCTGGATATGCAAAAATATGAAACTTCATTACCAGGTTTTCCAGTTCAAAATACACTTACTCAAGATATTAGAAAAGCTGCTACATCAGAAAATAATAAAGATTTTATGTCACTCTGGTCTGGTCAAAGTCCAAGATTAGCTAAAAAACAAACTGTTGAAATATTAATTAAAAATATTATATCAGACACTTTCAAAATTACTAAAGACAAATAG
- a CDS encoding universal stress protein, whose protein sequence is MLTDYSRIVVAYDHSALSKKALKMAMNLAKQDKIIELYVVMVQQPLRPAPYSYGYVYVSAQEAQREEIQAIRKDLEEELNSLQNKTGTVLLEGNPGQMIVDYVRQNDADLVVMGSRGLSGLKELFLGSVSHYVVQKATCPVLIVK, encoded by the coding sequence ATGTTAACTGATTATTCTAGAATCGTAGTCGCATATGATCATTCTGCATTAAGTAAAAAAGCCTTAAAAATGGCCATGAATTTGGCCAAACAGGATAAAATCATTGAATTGTATGTCGTAATGGTTCAACAACCATTAAGGCCAGCACCGTACTCATATGGTTATGTATATGTTTCGGCCCAGGAGGCTCAACGAGAGGAAATCCAGGCTATTCGTAAGGATTTGGAGGAAGAATTAAATTCACTGCAAAATAAAACAGGAACTGTACTTTTAGAAGGAAATCCTGGTCAAATGATAGTTGATTATGTAAGGCAAAATGATGCCGATCTTGTTGTGATGGGAAGCAGAGGATTAAGTGGATTAAAAGAACTATTCCTGGGTAGCGTCAGTCATTATGTGGTACAAAAGGCAACATGCCCAGTACTAATTGTTAAATAA